A genomic window from Pyxicephalus adspersus chromosome 2, UCB_Pads_2.0, whole genome shotgun sequence includes:
- the PELP1 gene encoding proline-, glutamic acid- and leucine-rich protein 1, giving the protein MLVAMKDSIAMSRQLCRTDAFCLISAPSAVSQAVLAVTMASSCCCGDGRGRRLHVTSEPRRVMTSCSGGKMAAVCVGVRMMEAAVSGLLERELSEGELAETIRGLREHGALRGEGSSASFPNLLSSCNSRLVSAATRVEGLSLLSLVVEESPTDVFQQHCISWIRSILQVIQSQDTPRVISLAVFVLRSLLAHSSALPELSREISTNHIPGLLTSLLGLRRQCLMPSLEGIRSCLITYPRACGSLRGKLTALFLSLLDDENLQIQELACQCFSLLPSLGSGFSQGVKHTENWERQMHSVLCSLHSVFQQLYQNAETETTRYEGPATELELPALEDNGSSSILQLVRRFSALGLCLRLLLREQFPSPVRVPVAEILNLVCRVVNVSAKNLSWQGEEAIKLLVLPRVHLSGLDILEATILACGPRLLPFSTGICRLFPQLLSSWAAVRGAGGLPSGQERPYSTLREAVYRVLERWVTMCGVSSGILQGMSHHSDVLLAHILNDINPPTDSVKISGFVQLGAKKQKVSEMVNGDFQSHKKKEVSANTELCLSALRAIGSIILYGGSLIKDDTHRRLQEFSIPLLLRLQQGPEQWVGPYISADCRKQLYRLLLSLTLTPSPRLPAPLHCAVKIFRGGITDESSQVFSFCSEALAICRVIIHPRVPTLQRPLPQHGPRPPSQSEIPTQRLPVPAPPLTFPAPPPANHLPVRAPIPPPQPIEPPSVPAVQPPQETFGKTPRPVFVHYEKEEASDVEISLESDSDDSVVIVPKGFLQKPAPKSEPSPPSAKPPAEEMAEVPTTHSAPSPSTAALPQQPPPPLTCSGPAAPQMSAATEVPAPPAPPPPPSQSEGDMVININSTDDEEEEDDDEEGMYDEDEDEYYEEEEDDLEGLEDDEEEEDYDDEEGMTEEDEEEEDLEGDDDEEEEVEDEEGLIHEQMQLTAAVESIQDVDPIQDVEAIQDVEAIHDVEGIQEAEAVQAVEAVQDVEALQEVEDVPVIEPVQEDTKPVIEEPELEEGPPRLSPVQEDEAGDTDLLMVVESEDRENTGDDLEDRDTETEVTSSPPPPPVLSPPPPPHTDSEPCQEEDSVEPEDDDMPESVPLLTEEPEEEEEEDDDEPVKVLQEERKAEVIVEEEEEMVEDTKEEEEEEEEEIRDAESMLADFIDCPPDDDEIQRTIT; this is encoded by the exons ATGCTGGTTGCTATGAAGGATTCTATTGCAATGAGCAGGCAATTGTGTCGGACTGATGCCTTCTGCCTCATCTCtgccccttcagctgtcagtcAGGCGGTCCTCGCCGTTACCATGGCTTCATCTTGTTGCTGTGGAGATGGTAGGGGGCGCAGGTTGCACGTCACGTCTGAGCCGCGCAGGGTTATGACGAGCTGCAGTGGCGGGAAGATGGCGGCGGTGTGTGTAGGGGTTCGGATGATGGAGGCGGCGGTTAGCGGACTGCTGGAGAGAGAACTGAGCGAGGGGGAGCTAGCCGAGACCATCCGGGGCCTGCGGGAGCACGGAGCGCTGCGGGGAGAG GGTTCCTCGGCTTCCTTTCCAAATCTCCTCTCAAGCTGTAACTCTCGCTTGGTGTCAGCTGCTACCAG GGTTGAAGGTTTGTCTCTCTTGTCCCTGGTGGTTGAAGAATCTCCTACAGATGTATTCCAGCAGCATTGTATCTCCTGGATTCGCAGCATCCTGCAGGTCATACAG TCCCAGGATACCCCCAGGGTAATCAGCTTGGCAGTTTTCGTGTTACGCTCACTTCTCGCGCATTCCTCTGCACTGCCGGAGTTATCTCGGGAAATTTCCACCAATCACATCCCAGGGCTGCTCACATCGCTCCTGGGATTAAGACGCCAG tGTTTGATGCCATCCTTAGAAGGGATCCGGTCCTGCCTGATTACATATCCCCGAGCCTGTGGATCCTTGCGG GGGAAGCTCACTGCCTTGTTTCTGAGTCTCTTGGATGATGAAAATCTTCAGATTCAGGAG TTGGCCTGTCAGTGCTTCTCCCTCCTGCCGTCCCTGGGCTCTGGCTTCTCGCAGGGGGTTAAACACACAGAGAACTGGGAACGGCAGATGCATAGCGTTCTGTGCTCCCTCCATTCTGTGTTCCAGCAGCTCTATCAGAACGCTGAGACGG AAACCACCCGATATGAAGGACCTGCAACTGAACTAGAGCTCCCAGCCCTTGAAGATAACGGGTCATCCAGTATTCTGCAGCTGGTGAGAAGGTTCTCAGCGCTGGGGCTATGTTTGCGACTGCTGCTCAG GGAGCAGTTCCCATCTCCAGTGCGAGTACCTGTGGCAGAGATACTAAATCTGGTCTGCAGAGTGGTGAACGTCAGCGCTAAAAACTTG AGCTGGCAGGGAGAAGAGGCCATAAAGTTACTTGTTCTACCTCGGGTCCATCTGAGTGGTCTGGACATCCTAGAGGCCACAATCTTAGC atGCGGTCCTCGTCTCCTGCCGTTCTCTACAGGGATTTGCAGGTTATTCCCACAGCTTCTAAGTTCCTGGGCAGCCGTTCGAGGGGCAGGCGGATTACCATCCGGGCAAGAGAGGCCATACAG CACCCTCCGTGAAGCAGTGTATCGCGTGCTGGAGAGATGGGTAACCATGTGTGGCGTTTCTTCTGGAATTTTGCAAGGGATGTCCCATCACTCTGATGTCTTACTGGCCCACATTCTAAACGATATTAATCCACCCACAGACAGTGTGAAG ATATCAGGATTTGTGCAGCTCGGAGCAAAGAAGCAGAAAGTTTCAGAAATGGTGAATGGAGACTTTCAGAGTCACAAGAAGAAAGAAGTTAGTGCAAACACAGAGTTGTGTTTATCGGCTCTAAGAG CCATTGGCTCAATTATTCTGTATGGAGGGTCACTGATAAAGGATGACACACATCGG CGCCTTCAGGAGTTCTCTATTCCCTTACTTTTGCGTCTGCAGCAAGGACCCGAACAGTGGGTCGGCCCATACATCAGCGCAGACTGCCGAAAACAACTTTACCGTCTGCTTTTGTCTCTGACCTTAACCCCGAGTCCTCGTCTGCCTGCCCCTCTGCACTGTGCTGTCAAGATCTTCAGAGGGGGAATAACAGATGAGAGCTCACAG GTCTTCTCGTTCTGTTCGGAAGCTCTTGCTATTTGCCGAGTCATTATTCACCCTCGTGTACCCACCCTTCAGCGACCTCTCCCACAGCATGGACCTCGTCCACCTTCCCAGTCCGAGATACCTACCCAGCGCCTTCCGGTTCCAGCTCCACCGCTTaccttcccagcaccccctccaGCAAATCATCTTCCAGTCAGAGCCCCAATTCCTCCACCACAGCCCATCGAGCCTCCATCTGTTCCAGCAGTGCAGCCCCCTCAAGAGACTTTTGGAAAGACCCCACGTCCTGTATTTGTTCACTATGAGAAAGAAGAAGCTTCTGATGTGGAGATTTCTTTAGAAAGTGATTCAGATGACAGCGTTGTAATAGTACCTAAAGGTTTCCTTCAGAAACCTGCACCGAAATCTGAACCTTCCCCACCCTCTGCCAAGCCCCCAGCAGAGGAGATGGCAGAGGTCCCTACTACACACAGCGCTCCGTCACCGAGCACAGCAGCACTTCCACAGCAACCGCCACCACCTCTCACATGTTCAGGTCCTGCTGCTCCGCAAATGTCTGCCGCCACAGAAGTACCTGCACCTCccgctcctcctcctcccccttccCAATCCGAGGGAGATATGGTCATTAACATCAACAGCACCGatgatgaagaggaagaagatgatgatgaagaaggAATGTATGATGAGGATGAAGATGAATATTATGAAGAAGAGGAAGACGACCTGGAAGGTCTAGAAGACGATGAAGAAGAGGAAGACTATGATGATGAAGAAGGCATGACCGAAGAAGATGAGGAAGAAGAGGATCTGGAAGGAGATGACgatgaggaggaggaagtggaggATGAAGAAGGCTTAATACATGAACAGATGCAGCTAACTGCAGCAGTGGAATCTATTCAAGATGTGGACCCAATTCAAGATGTGGAAGCCATACAGGATGTTGAAGCCATACACGACGTAGAAGGTATTCAAGAAGCTGAAGCAGTCCAAGCTGTAGAAGCGGTCCAAGATGTAGAGGCCTTACAGGAAGTAGAAGATGTGCCGGTCATAGAGCCGGTACAAGAGGACACTAAACCAGTAATCGAAGAACCAGAGCTAGAAGAAGGCCCTCCCCGGCTGTCCCCTGTACAGGAAGATGAAGCTGGGGACACGGACCTCCTGATGGTGGTGGAGAGTGAAGATCGGGAAAACACAGGGGATGATCTTGAAGACAGAGACACAGAAACGGAAGTGACCTCTAGCCCTCCTCCACCTCCCGTACTATCTCCACCACCCCCACCACATACAGATTCAGAACCCTGTCAGGAGGAAGACTCTGTGGAACCCGAGGATGATGACATGCCCGAGTCAGTGCCGCTTCTTACTGAGGAGccggaagaggaggaggaggaagatgatgatgaaccTGTGAAAGTACTGCAAGAGGAGAGGAAGGCAGAGGTGATTgtagaagaggaggaggagatggttgAGGATACAAAG gaggaggaagaagaagaagaggaggaaatcCGTGACGCTGAATCCATGCTGGCGGACTTTATTGACTGCCCCCCTGATGATGATGAAATTCAAAGAACAATCACGTGA
- the RNASEK gene encoding ribonuclease kappa, whose product MASLLCCGPKLAACGIVLSVWGVIMLVLLGIFFNVHSAVLIEDVPFGESDLFDDPKPPTKMYALYEQVSYNCFIAAAIYVVLGGWSFCQVRLNKRKEYMVR is encoded by the exons ATGGCGTCTCTGCTGTGCTGCGGGCCCAAGCTGGCCGCCTGTGGGATCGTTCTCAGTGTCTGGGGGGTCATAATGCTG GTCCTGTTGGGAATTTTCTTCAATGTCCACTCAGCCGTTCTCATCGAGGACGTCCCGTTCGGTGAAAGCGACCTTTTTGATGA CCCCAAGCCCCCCACCAAGATGTACGCCCTGTACGAGCAAGTCTCCTACAACTGCTTCATCGCGGCAGCCATCTACGTCGTCCTGGGCGGCTGGTCCTTCTGCCAGGTGCGGCTGAACAAAAGGAAGGAGTATATGGTTCGCTGA